The following are encoded together in the Cerasicoccus sp. TK19100 genome:
- a CDS encoding TolC family protein yields the protein MYISKYLSTYTLIFSVPLGTLLAQTPAGSELEPVTFTTALHRAIDNDPRLNLNSAVAEAAEGQIDQADLPPNPIIGFEAENFLGTGPITGVQGLELTLGISQVIETADKQQLRTALARKERTLVDWQREVLLTELETNVRAAFVDVLLAQNFVALRNEQLALAQESEDETTRLVEAARSPQVELTRATLAVRQQQFALDRAQRDLATAKTMLAALWGTESEQPYTVEGKVVLDSDLPGFTELASRLPSTAQLAQYEVVLQSREAALELEKARAVPDVEVFGGARYYNEDMGNYGFVAGVNIPWPLFDRNQGNIRTARAQVRATEYEREAVRREMLIQLNRAYQALASAHEEVISVQKDLLPSAEQTLFDTNAGYERGQFTQLAVLESREALFEVREAYLDALQRYATAQAAIEALTRPANLTH from the coding sequence ATGTACATTTCTAAATACTTATCCACATATACACTTATTTTTTCTGTTCCACTGGGGACATTATTGGCGCAAACGCCCGCCGGTTCTGAATTGGAGCCAGTTACATTCACGACAGCCTTACATCGGGCAATCGACAACGATCCGCGACTCAATCTAAACTCTGCTGTAGCTGAAGCCGCTGAGGGACAGATTGATCAAGCAGATTTGCCGCCAAATCCGATTATTGGCTTTGAGGCAGAAAACTTTTTGGGAACCGGACCGATCACTGGAGTCCAAGGACTGGAACTCACATTAGGGATTAGCCAAGTCATTGAGACGGCGGACAAGCAACAACTGCGAACCGCTCTGGCCAGAAAAGAGCGGACTCTGGTCGACTGGCAGCGTGAAGTCTTGCTAACCGAATTAGAAACTAACGTCAGAGCAGCTTTCGTCGATGTCTTACTCGCTCAGAACTTTGTCGCTCTGCGCAATGAGCAGCTGGCACTGGCCCAAGAGAGCGAGGACGAAACAACCCGGCTAGTCGAAGCCGCCCGTTCGCCGCAGGTTGAACTGACTCGCGCTACGCTTGCAGTTCGTCAACAGCAGTTTGCCTTGGACAGGGCGCAACGTGATTTGGCAACTGCTAAAACCATGCTCGCAGCTCTATGGGGGACCGAATCCGAACAGCCCTACACAGTTGAAGGCAAAGTCGTTTTAGATTCAGATCTACCTGGTTTTACCGAACTGGCTTCCCGGTTACCAAGCACAGCGCAATTAGCCCAGTATGAAGTTGTACTCCAGAGCCGTGAAGCAGCACTGGAACTCGAAAAAGCGCGTGCAGTACCTGACGTGGAGGTCTTTGGTGGCGCTCGTTATTATAACGAAGACATGGGCAACTATGGATTTGTTGCGGGCGTCAATATTCCATGGCCTCTTTTTGATCGGAATCAGGGGAATATTCGCACAGCTCGTGCTCAAGTGAGAGCAACAGAATACGAACGGGAAGCTGTTCGACGTGAGATGCTAATTCAGCTCAACCGTGCCTATCAGGCACTCGCCAGTGCTCATGAAGAAGTAATTTCCGTGCAGAAAGACCTTCTTCCCAGTGCGGAGCAAACACTCTTCGACACCAACGCCGGGTATGAGCGCGGTCAATTCACTCAGCTCGCTGTTTTAGAAAGTCGAGAAGCTCTGTTTGAAGTCCGTGAGGCATATCTCGACGCGCTACAACGTTACGCCACCGCCCAAGCTGCCATTGAGGCTCTGACGCGACCGGCAAACCTGACGCATTAA
- a CDS encoding efflux RND transporter periplasmic adaptor subunit produces MKTPSNYLKLSIIGLLALGLSATLSGQEHAGHSHEEETGHGETHDQHEEHDSHGSTVGAAGEEHKHSEEKEHGESHETHTGHDEHGGHGEHEEGPVNMSSSVMREFGIVVGKAGPGTLHETVVLPGEIQYNREAIAYVTPRYEGTVLSINSRLADAVKKGDVLATLESTETLRPFELKAPFDGVIVAYDVTQGQTVEAGLPLFTVADLSTVWADLQVYQRNIAEIHRGQKARIEGGHLESGYTGDIAYVAPTVDEHTRTGLARIVVDNTNGHWKPGQFIKGIISTDEQKAALLVPRSAVLKIGDEAVVFVQDEDGFEPRPVELGSSDAESWEVISGLKPGETIVVENPISVKAEMGKGSFGGHNH; encoded by the coding sequence ATGAAAACACCTTCAAATTACCTAAAACTATCTATCATCGGGCTTCTTGCCCTCGGACTGTCCGCAACATTGAGCGGTCAAGAGCATGCAGGCCATAGCCATGAGGAAGAGACTGGCCATGGGGAGACTCATGACCAACACGAGGAGCACGATTCGCACGGCAGTACAGTGGGGGCAGCAGGCGAAGAGCACAAACACTCAGAAGAAAAAGAACATGGGGAATCCCATGAAACACATACGGGACACGACGAGCATGGCGGGCACGGTGAACATGAGGAAGGACCAGTCAACATGTCGTCTTCAGTTATGCGCGAGTTCGGTATTGTAGTTGGAAAAGCTGGTCCCGGCACCCTCCATGAAACTGTCGTATTGCCTGGAGAAATTCAGTACAACCGGGAAGCGATCGCATATGTAACGCCGCGCTATGAAGGCACAGTTTTGTCGATAAATTCACGGCTCGCCGATGCAGTAAAAAAAGGTGATGTGCTGGCCACGCTAGAGAGCACAGAAACACTGCGCCCCTTCGAGTTGAAGGCTCCCTTCGACGGAGTAATTGTCGCATACGATGTAACCCAAGGACAAACTGTTGAGGCTGGATTACCTCTATTCACAGTTGCTGATCTTTCAACTGTCTGGGCTGACCTTCAAGTCTATCAGCGTAATATCGCCGAAATCCATAGAGGACAAAAGGCGCGCATTGAAGGCGGGCATCTCGAATCCGGCTATACCGGGGATATTGCCTATGTGGCACCTACAGTTGACGAGCATACCCGCACCGGGCTGGCACGAATTGTTGTCGACAATACCAATGGTCATTGGAAGCCAGGACAATTCATCAAAGGCATCATATCCACTGATGAACAAAAAGCGGCACTGCTGGTTCCCCGCTCAGCCGTATTGAAAATCGGTGATGAAGCTGTTGTCTTTGTCCAGGACGAAGATGGTTTCGAACCACGCCCTGTGGAATTGGGAAGCAGCGATGCTGAATCCTGGGAGGTGATTTCTGGACTCAAACCAGGTGAGACTATCGTCGTGGAGAATCCGATCTCAGTTAAGGCAGAAATGGGCAAAGGCTCATTCGGCGGGCACAATCATTAA
- a CDS encoding efflux RND transporter permease subunit, which yields MLNRLIESVLRNKLIIVLLTFAVMAGGYWSYKKLPVDAFPDVSPALVQVFTVTSGLGPEEVEKFVTFPVEASMSGLPKVTEIRSVSNFGLSVVSIYFEEGTDIYFARQVVGERLGEAREAIPEGFGEPEMGPISTGQGLVLYYNLIDTTGQYSLEELRSIQDWVVKYNLQTVPGVTEVLGIGGFVKQFQVNIDPDSLLRYDIPLEEVIRRIEENNENVGGQFLERNGEMFIIRSEGLAAGIEDLENIVVSHEDGTPVYLRDLANIEIGGEIRQGLQTLNGKSEVVSGMVIKLYGTNSSTVISAVEAKLMEIQTALPEGITIDPYYQQKTLVQASVNTVTSALVQGIGLVILILLLFIGGFRPSVVVALSIPFSVLFATTAMYYMGISANLMSLGGLAIAIGMMVDGTIVMVENADRILRASNGQESKMRLIARACQEVAQPITFAILIVVLVFIPLFTLQGVEGKMFRPLAYTVSLAMFGSLIYALFGAPVFAALLMQRPKKANDDSSKENREIWIVRALVVVYRPIVTFFVRFRILSVILSIVLLAVGVWVFPRLGSEFTPRLMEGDIIANLTMAPSVSLDETQRNTMIAERRLLEIPEIEQAVSRIGRGEVGAHADPINTVHMMVVLKPRDEWREGYTQEDVENAMREKLEGMPGVLVNMTQPIQLSVDELIGGTKAQLAIKLFGPELDILKEKGEAIAGVVRQVKGAADVQAGQITGAPQIVIRPDREAIARHGLNLSEVQDLIEAAVGGVEAGQVYEGVQRFDIYVRYQKQARDTVEDLQHLVVQTSEGTLLPLDEIATIKEITGPLSIVRENTQRYLQIQSNVVGRDIGSFVADAQEAIDAEVNLPPGYYVTWGGQYELQQEANKRLAVVVPVTLALIALLIYMSFGSIKNTVLILLNIPLALVGGIVGLWIAGENVSVPSSIGFIALFGIALGNGMVLVTYLNQLLREGLSINDASIQAACLRVRPVLMTAGTTALGLVPLLLASGTGSEVQRPLAVVVTGGLVSSTILTLLVLPALYKWFSVNPNQEQ from the coding sequence ATGTTGAATCGACTAATAGAATCAGTTCTACGGAACAAATTGATCATAGTACTTCTGACTTTTGCCGTAATGGCTGGAGGTTATTGGAGTTACAAAAAGCTTCCGGTTGATGCGTTTCCTGACGTCTCTCCGGCGCTAGTGCAGGTGTTTACTGTCACTTCCGGCCTAGGACCGGAAGAAGTAGAGAAGTTCGTTACCTTCCCCGTCGAGGCGTCCATGAGCGGATTGCCTAAAGTAACCGAAATACGCTCGGTTTCGAACTTCGGATTATCCGTAGTTAGTATCTACTTCGAGGAAGGGACGGATATTTACTTTGCCCGCCAGGTGGTCGGAGAACGTCTGGGTGAAGCTCGTGAAGCTATCCCGGAAGGGTTTGGCGAACCTGAAATGGGACCGATCTCCACCGGCCAAGGACTTGTGCTATACTACAACCTGATCGACACTACAGGCCAATACAGTTTGGAAGAGTTACGCTCGATTCAGGACTGGGTAGTAAAATACAATCTGCAAACAGTGCCCGGCGTGACCGAAGTGCTAGGCATTGGAGGCTTTGTGAAGCAGTTTCAAGTTAATATCGACCCCGATTCACTACTGCGTTACGATATTCCACTGGAAGAAGTCATCCGACGAATCGAGGAAAACAACGAAAATGTTGGCGGCCAGTTCCTTGAACGCAACGGGGAGATGTTCATTATTCGTTCTGAGGGTCTAGCCGCTGGAATCGAAGACCTTGAGAACATTGTAGTTAGTCATGAGGACGGGACTCCAGTATATTTGCGTGACTTGGCCAATATTGAGATTGGCGGTGAGATACGCCAGGGACTTCAGACCCTTAATGGCAAAAGCGAAGTGGTATCAGGCATGGTTATCAAGTTATACGGAACCAACTCATCCACTGTAATCAGCGCCGTGGAAGCTAAGCTGATGGAAATCCAAACGGCTTTGCCTGAAGGAATAACTATTGATCCATATTATCAGCAAAAGACCCTCGTACAGGCTTCTGTGAACACTGTTACCAGTGCACTTGTCCAGGGAATAGGCTTAGTCATTCTTATTCTACTCCTATTCATTGGAGGTTTTCGCCCCAGCGTAGTAGTTGCGCTATCAATCCCGTTCTCTGTGCTGTTTGCGACTACAGCGATGTATTACATGGGCATCTCAGCTAATCTAATGTCGTTGGGTGGGCTTGCCATCGCGATTGGGATGATGGTGGACGGCACCATTGTCATGGTGGAAAACGCAGATAGAATATTGCGGGCCTCCAATGGTCAAGAAAGCAAGATGCGCCTCATCGCACGCGCCTGCCAAGAAGTAGCGCAACCAATTACTTTTGCTATCCTGATTGTCGTCTTGGTGTTTATACCATTGTTCACGCTGCAAGGGGTAGAAGGTAAAATGTTCCGCCCCTTAGCATATACCGTTTCACTGGCCATGTTTGGCTCGTTAATCTATGCACTATTTGGGGCGCCCGTCTTTGCTGCACTCCTTATGCAACGGCCTAAAAAGGCCAACGATGACTCAAGTAAAGAGAATCGTGAGATATGGATTGTTCGAGCATTGGTTGTCGTCTATCGGCCAATAGTAACATTCTTCGTACGTTTCCGTATTTTATCGGTCATTCTGTCAATCGTGTTGCTCGCAGTTGGAGTGTGGGTATTCCCGAGGCTTGGATCGGAATTTACTCCTCGACTCATGGAGGGTGATATTATCGCGAATCTCACTATGGCGCCATCTGTTTCTCTTGATGAAACACAAAGAAACACGATGATAGCAGAAAGGCGACTGCTTGAGATCCCGGAAATTGAACAAGCAGTTTCTCGCATTGGACGTGGTGAGGTTGGCGCACATGCCGACCCGATTAACACCGTCCACATGATGGTTGTGCTTAAACCGCGTGACGAATGGCGGGAAGGCTACACTCAGGAAGATGTTGAGAATGCCATGCGTGAAAAGCTCGAGGGCATGCCAGGTGTGCTGGTTAATATGACGCAACCGATCCAATTGTCCGTGGACGAATTGATCGGAGGCACCAAGGCCCAGCTTGCGATTAAGCTGTTTGGACCGGAGCTAGATATCCTGAAAGAGAAGGGTGAAGCCATTGCCGGCGTTGTCCGTCAAGTCAAGGGTGCCGCAGACGTACAAGCCGGTCAAATTACGGGTGCACCGCAAATAGTAATTCGCCCAGACCGTGAGGCTATCGCTCGTCATGGGCTAAACCTCTCCGAGGTTCAAGATTTGATCGAAGCCGCAGTTGGCGGTGTAGAGGCCGGACAAGTGTATGAAGGCGTTCAACGATTCGACATCTATGTGCGCTATCAAAAGCAAGCTCGCGACACGGTTGAAGACCTGCAACATTTGGTGGTTCAAACCTCAGAAGGGACACTGCTTCCTCTCGATGAGATTGCGACCATTAAAGAAATCACCGGTCCGCTTTCTATAGTCAGAGAGAACACGCAGCGATACCTGCAAATCCAATCTAATGTAGTTGGACGGGATATAGGTAGTTTCGTTGCCGACGCCCAAGAAGCGATTGATGCCGAAGTCAATCTGCCCCCCGGCTACTATGTAACTTGGGGAGGCCAATACGAGCTACAGCAGGAGGCTAATAAAAGATTGGCTGTAGTCGTTCCGGTAACGTTGGCGCTGATTGCTCTGCTGATATACATGTCATTCGGTTCCATCAAGAATACGGTTCTAATCCTGCTCAACATTCCACTCGCATTAGTCGGCGGCATAGTCGGATTGTGGATTGCCGGTGAAAATGTCTCTGTCCCATCTAGTATTGGGTTCATTGCTCTCTTCGGTATAGCGCTGGGGAATGGTATGGTCCTCGTCACCTATCTCAATCAACTCCTTCGAGAAGGGTTAAGTATCAACGATGCCAGCATTCAGGCAGCCTGCCTGCGAGTACGACCCGTTCTCATGACCGCTGGCACAACCGCTCTCGGTCTTGTTCCACTACTTCTGGCAAGTGGCACGGGAAGCGAGGTCCAAAGGCCACTTGCAGTCGTCGTGACCGGCGGGCTGGTTTCTTCGACAATACTAACACTACTAGTACTGCCGGCTCTATACAAATGGTTTTCCGTCAACCCCAACCAGGAACAGTAA
- a CDS encoding P-II family nitrogen regulator — MKEIKAYIKESRQDAVTCALHQIAGLTGASFSKVLGFGRGKDQSSGYKPDTDPSGYVHHVKVEVVCTEDLVGSVISAIHHAAHTGLRGDGRIFVSSIERDVRIQSKPS; from the coding sequence ATGAAAGAAATTAAAGCCTACATCAAAGAATCCAGACAAGACGCAGTTACATGTGCCCTACATCAAATCGCCGGACTCACCGGAGCAAGTTTTTCCAAAGTGCTCGGGTTTGGACGAGGAAAAGACCAGAGTTCAGGCTATAAGCCTGACACCGATCCATCCGGTTATGTGCATCACGTCAAGGTTGAAGTCGTCTGCACGGAAGACCTTGTCGGTTCCGTCATCAGTGCAATTCATCACGCGGCCCATACTGGGCTGCGCGGTGACGGGCGCATCTTTGTCAGTTCAATTGAACGTGATGTGCGGATTCAAAGTAAGCCTTCTTAA
- a CDS encoding P-II family nitrogen regulator, giving the protein MKKINAIIRASRLQTVLKALQMVPGLSGVTMSTVRGYGCHTWVAPGETPRLKPNPTAIKAEAHTKIEIICTDDVVESAVSAIEIAARTGKAGDGKIAVFPIDDVIRIQTGARGEKAIEQQGIICDHD; this is encoded by the coding sequence ATGAAAAAGATTAACGCAATCATACGAGCGTCACGGCTTCAGACTGTTCTCAAGGCGCTACAAATGGTGCCTGGTTTATCTGGCGTGACCATGTCCACTGTTCGAGGCTACGGATGCCATACGTGGGTTGCGCCTGGGGAGACGCCTAGGCTTAAGCCTAACCCGACAGCTATAAAAGCAGAGGCGCACACGAAAATTGAGATTATCTGTACGGATGATGTCGTGGAGAGTGCAGTTTCAGCGATAGAAATCGCCGCGAGGACCGGCAAGGCGGGTGACGGAAAAATAGCTGTGTTTCCAATTGATGACGTAATTAGAATACAAACCGGTGCTAGGGGAGAAAAGGCCATAGAACAGCAAGGGATTATTTGCGACCATGATTAA
- a CDS encoding cation diffusion facilitator family transporter, with the protein MSEHHHHDHGTEQVSDTVLLWTTLVNIGLSVFEFIAGAIAGSVALMADALHNTNDAAALLIAYIARKVSRKGADKKFTFGYRRAELIGAMIQLTALVLVGLYLIYEATKRFFSPEPLEAGWIMAAAGVALFVDVVTAWLLWSMSKGSMNLKAAFLHNLTDAGASVAVLVGGATIYFWDWDWVDPILTLLIAGYILYMSIGMLRTTCRILMEGAPPDLSMEQVQATMMDVPGVEGIHHLHVWELDEHHQALEAHVVVKRSQADHDHELNIRRALKQRLQERHSIQHCTLELEYPGDPCGSSTNNLIEHE; encoded by the coding sequence ATGAGCGAACATCATCATCACGATCACGGAACTGAGCAAGTCAGTGATACAGTTTTGTTATGGACCACTTTGGTTAATATTGGTCTATCCGTTTTCGAGTTTATCGCCGGAGCGATTGCGGGAAGCGTCGCACTCATGGCGGACGCATTGCACAACACTAACGATGCGGCTGCGTTACTCATAGCCTATATCGCCCGAAAGGTATCAAGAAAGGGCGCAGATAAAAAATTCACCTTCGGTTACCGGAGAGCCGAACTGATTGGTGCGATGATCCAATTAACTGCGCTTGTCCTCGTTGGTTTATACCTGATTTATGAAGCAACCAAAAGGTTTTTTAGTCCCGAACCACTTGAAGCCGGTTGGATTATGGCAGCGGCAGGCGTCGCGCTATTTGTTGATGTGGTTACCGCTTGGCTATTGTGGTCAATGTCTAAGGGCAGTATGAATTTAAAAGCAGCCTTCCTTCACAACCTAACAGACGCAGGCGCCTCAGTTGCAGTATTAGTAGGCGGAGCAACGATTTATTTTTGGGATTGGGACTGGGTCGATCCAATCCTCACGCTCTTGATCGCAGGCTACATCCTTTACATGTCCATAGGCATGCTGAGAACAACCTGCCGCATCCTCATGGAAGGCGCTCCACCTGATTTATCCATGGAGCAAGTGCAAGCAACGATGATGGATGTTCCTGGAGTCGAAGGTATTCACCATCTGCATGTATGGGAGTTGGATGAACACCATCAGGCTTTGGAAGCCCACGTCGTGGTAAAACGATCTCAGGCCGATCACGACCATGAATTGAATATTCGCCGAGCACTAAAACAGCGATTGCAAGAGCGCCATTCCATCCAACACTGCACGCTCGAACTCGAATATCCGGGCGATCCCTGTGGTTCCTCAACAAATAACCTGATCGAGCATGAATAA
- a CDS encoding permease, with translation MLLKLVDLLIYEWAGFAPDSRLGGAIHFFVYDSLKILLLLLGLVFIIGIARTYLPQERLKQWINRGGIWGNTVAALLGAVTPFCSCSGIPIFISLLKAEAPLGVAFSFLITSPIINEYLVVLMASEFGMPITFAYIVCGLTIGILAGALMGKMKLERYLELDIMRGASEEESVRRYTIAERLRFGWGEAVTMFRQIWHWILLGVAVGAVIHSYVPQAAMERIIEATGVFSVPIATTLGVPMYANCAAIVPVAVVLFEKGIPLGTALSFMMAMAALSLPEAIMLRRVIKLPLIAIFFGITAVAIIATGYLLNELEPFLSR, from the coding sequence ATGCTGCTGAAGCTAGTCGACTTGCTAATTTATGAGTGGGCAGGGTTCGCTCCTGATTCCCGGCTGGGCGGAGCCATTCACTTTTTTGTCTACGACTCGTTAAAGATACTTCTGCTTCTACTCGGTTTGGTTTTTATTATCGGCATCGCCCGCACCTATTTACCTCAAGAGCGTCTGAAACAGTGGATCAATCGTGGCGGGATCTGGGGCAACACCGTGGCCGCTCTCCTGGGCGCCGTAACACCCTTTTGCTCATGCTCAGGCATTCCGATATTTATCAGCCTCCTCAAGGCGGAAGCTCCACTTGGAGTTGCTTTCTCATTTCTCATCACCTCTCCCATCATCAACGAATACCTCGTTGTGTTGATGGCCAGCGAATTCGGAATGCCGATCACCTTCGCCTATATCGTCTGCGGCCTGACCATTGGGATTCTGGCCGGTGCGCTGATGGGTAAAATGAAATTGGAGCGCTATCTCGAACTTGATATTATGAGGGGCGCCTCTGAAGAAGAGTCGGTTCGGCGCTACACCATTGCCGAGCGATTGCGCTTCGGATGGGGTGAAGCGGTTACAATGTTCCGGCAAATCTGGCACTGGATTCTGCTTGGTGTCGCTGTCGGAGCCGTAATCCACAGTTACGTTCCCCAAGCAGCCATGGAGCGTATTATCGAGGCAACTGGCGTCTTTTCCGTTCCAATCGCCACCACCTTAGGCGTGCCCATGTATGCCAATTGCGCCGCCATCGTTCCAGTTGCCGTCGTTCTTTTCGAGAAAGGCATACCGCTGGGAACCGCCTTATCCTTTATGATGGCCATGGCAGCGCTCAGTTTGCCGGAAGCGATCATGCTGCGGCGTGTCATCAAACTACCTCTCATCGCCATCTTTTTTGGCATCACCGCAGTCGCTATTATTGCCACAGGTTATTTACTGAATGAATTGGAGCCTTTTCTTTCACGCTAG